The genomic region TGCTGACCGGCCAGGACCCGATGCAGATCCTCGGGCAACTCAGTGGCCAGATGAGCCAGCCATCGGCGGTTCCAAGCACTCAACAAACACGCCCGGCGCCTGCGGCAAGTGACCAGCAGGCGGACTTCGTTCGGGCGATTCTCGGCGACACCGAGGACACCTGGGGCCAGATCTTCCAACAGGCCGGACGCCAGTATCAGGACCCGACGCTGGTGCTGTTCCGCGGCCAGGTCAAATCGGCCTGCGGCCTGGCTTCCTCGGCCACCGGGCCGTTCTATTGCCCGGCGGATCGGCGGGTCTACCTGGACCTGGATTTCTTCCGCGAAATGTCCCAGCGTTTCAAGGCCGCCGGCGACTTCGCCCAAGCCTATGTGATCGCCCACGAGGTCGGTCATCACGTGCAGACGCTGCTCGGTGTGTCGGCCAAGATCCAGGCAGCGCGCCAGCAGGGACGGCGGATGGAGGGGGATGGCGGGCTGCTGGTTCGCCAGGAGCTGCAGGCCGACTGCCTGGCCGGGGTCTGGGCCTGGCATGCGCAGAAACGCCTGAACTGGCTGGAGCCCGGCGATGTGGAAGAAGCCTTGAATGCCGCCAATGCAATCGGTGATGATCGCCTCCAGCAACAGGGTCAGGGCCATGTGGTACCAGACTCCTTCACCCATGGTACCTCCGCACAGCGGGTGCGCTGGTTCAAGATCGGCTTCGCTCAGGGGCAACTCAGTCAATGCGATACCTTTGCCACAAAGAGTTTGTGAATGAACGGGACTACAGCGGGCCGGCGCAAGTGTTTCGGCCACTGACTACCCTGTCGTCTGATGCAACGCTATCGCCAGCAAGCACAACACCGCTCGGCCGCCTCCTGCGGGGGGCGGTGCTGCTCGGGATGTGCGCAATGACAGGGCTGGCAGGAGCGGCGGAACATGGCGTCCGCGAGGTCAGCCCCAACCACCTGAAACTGTCGTCCGGCGAGTTGAGCGTCGGCCTCAACCGCGACTGGCGCGGCCCGATGCCCGATGTGCAACGGGTACTGATCATCGTCCACGGTCGATTGCGCAATGCCATGACCTATCTCCAGAGCGCCGAAACGGCTGCCTCCCAGGCAGGCCAGGAGCGCAACACG from Pseudomonas asplenii harbors:
- the ypfJ gene encoding KPN_02809 family neutral zinc metallopeptidase; its protein translation is MLWKKGRRSDNVVDARDDNNAGGGGLRFGGGKGLSLAAVVLIVGIGLLTGQDPMQILGQLSGQMSQPSAVPSTQQTRPAPAASDQQADFVRAILGDTEDTWGQIFQQAGRQYQDPTLVLFRGQVKSACGLASSATGPFYCPADRRVYLDLDFFREMSQRFKAAGDFAQAYVIAHEVGHHVQTLLGVSAKIQAARQQGRRMEGDGGLLVRQELQADCLAGVWAWHAQKRLNWLEPGDVEEALNAANAIGDDRLQQQGQGHVVPDSFTHGTSAQRVRWFKIGFAQGQLSQCDTFATKSL